Genomic segment of Myxococcus stipitatus:
CTCCGCGAACCGCTGCCGCGAGATGGGCGTGTGCGTGGTCCGCCAGGACGACGTCAGCAGGCCCGGGTCCCATCTGCGCACATAGCCCAGGTGCCAGTCGTCCTCGGACAGACAGCGGAGCTGGGCGGCATAGCGGCTCGGCTTGCGCGGTCGGGACACCGCGACGGAGTCGCCCTCCATCAGCGCCTCGAAGGCATCGGCATCCGGCAGGTCTCCCAGCGCCTCGCGACACGTGGGGCCCGAGGGGGGCGCCAGCAGGTCCCGCTCCCGGTCCGCGGGCGTCGTCGTGGGGGCGGGATAGCGGGGGAGGGCGCCTCCCTTGCGCACGCCCATGAGAATCAACCGCTCCCGGTGCTGGGGCACGCCGTAGGACGCGGCATCGAGCACCTGCCACGGCATCCGCGTCTCATAGCCCACGTCGTCGAAGGCCCGGACGAGCTCGTCGAGGAACCTCCGGTGGTTCCCCACCGTCAGCCCCTTCACGTTCTCGAAGACGAAGGTGCGCGCCTCCAGCTCGGCCACCAGCCTCACGAACTCCAGGACCAGCGCGTTGCGAGGGTCCTCCAGCGCGCGCTGCCCCATGAGAGAGAAGCCCTGGCACGGAGGCCCCCCGAAGACGCAGTCCACGGGCCCCTTGCCCAGCCCCGCAGCGGCGCGAATCTCGGCCGCGGTCACCTCGGCGGCCGAGCGCGGGAGGACGGCGCACTCGGGGAAGTTGAAGGTGTGGACGGCGGCGTGGACGGGGTCCACCTCGACCGCCGCGCGCACGTCGAAGCCGGCCTGCTCGAAACCCAGGCTCATGCCTCCGGCACCCGCGAACAAGTCGATTCCCACCGGTCGTCTCATGAGGCACCTACGCTACCGCCTGGACGCTCGCCTGGCGTGAGCGAATCCACGCCAGCCCTCCCGGCCGCCCTGGGTTCCGTGCCCTGCCCGATTGGACACGCAGTGAAGCCTACCTTGCGCGGACCGGGCCTGTTAGAGACGCGGACGACGACACCAGGACGTGTGATGCCCTCTGACCTCTTTGACGACAATGGTTTCCAGGATGTCCGGAACTTCGAGCCCCGGGGCTCGAACCTGTCCGCGGCGGATGATCGCACCCTCCGGATGGCCTCGTTGGTCGTGGACCGTGCGCTCCTGGACGCGTTGATTTCCTATCAGCGGGCCTTCCTGGCGGACGCGGAGCAGGGGACGGGCGCCCTGGATGTGGCCCGGGCGCACACCCGCGCCCTGGAGGCCTCCCAGCTGGAGGCCCTGACGGCAGAGCGGGGGATCGCCCTGCTGCGCTCCTTCGGGGGGCGGCGTTGGACGGTCCGCAAGCTCCAGGACAAGCTCCGGCAGCTCGAGGGGGCCTCGGATGCCCGCGCGGAGGAGCTCCGCCCCCGCATCCGCGAGGAGCTGGCCAGCCAGGAGCGGGAGACGGACGCCCTGGGCCGCCGGTATGGCGACGCCACCGTGGCCCTGCTGCGCGAGCACGAGGACGTCCTCGTCGACCTCCACACCCGGATGACCGGCCTGCTCAGCCGAGGGTGACGCTCCCCTCCGGTTCGGTTGATTTCCTCGCCCGGGCGTCGCATAAGGGCACGTTCTTGCTCAGAGAATCTCCATGAAGCGCTACTTCATCCACACCTTCGGCTGCCAGATGAACGTCAACGACTCGCTCCGGATGAGCGAGGTGCTGGCGAAGATGTCCTACGAGCCGACTCCGGTGCCGGAGAACGCCGACCTCATCATCCTCAACACCTGCTCCATCCGTGAGAAGGCCGAGGACAAGATGCTGTCCGCCCTGGGCCGCTACAAGCCCGTGAAGGCCAGTCGCGGCGCGCTCATCGGCGTGGGCGGCTGCGTGGCGCAGCAGGAGAAGGACAAGCTCATCAAGAAGGTCCCCTACCTGGACTTCGTCTTCGGCCCCGACAACATCGCGCGCCTGCCGGACATCATCGGCCGCGTGGAGGCGGAGCGGGAGCGGGTGGTGGAGACGGCCTTCGTGGACTCGGAGGAGTACGTCTTCCCCCGCGCCGACCCGGAGACGTCCCGCGGCAAGGTCACCGAGTTCGTCACGGTGATGAAGGGCTGCGACAACGTCTGCTCGTTCTGCATCGTGCCCCACACGCGTGGCCGCGAGGTGAGCCGCGCGTTCCCGGACGTGCTCCAGGAGGTCGACGCGCTGGCCAAGGTGGGCGTGCGCGAGGTGACGCTCATCGGGCAGAACGTGAACTCGTACCAGGGCGGCATCTCCTTCGCCCAGCTCCTCCTGCGCACCGCGGAGGTGCCGGGCATCGAGCGCGTGCGCTTCACGACCAGCCACCCGCATGACCTGTCGGACGAGCTCATCGAGGCGTTCCGCACGCAGCCCAAGATTGCGCCGCACTTCCACCTGCCCGTGCAGTGCGGGAGCGACCGCATCCTGAAGATGATGCGCCGCGACTACACCGTGGTGCAGTACATGGAGCGGCTCCAGAAGCTGCGCGAGGCGCGGCCGGGCATCGCCGTCACCACCGACATCATCGTGGGCTTCCCCGGGGAGACCGAGGAGGACTTCGAGATGACGATGAAGCTCACCGAGCAGGTGCGCTACGACAACCAGTTCTCCTTCATCTACAGCCCTCGCCCCAAGACGGGCGCGGCCCTGCGGGAGAAGGACTGGGGCCCCATCCCCCACGAGGTGAAGATCGCCCGCTTGGAGCGCCTGCAGAAGCTGCAGCGCCGCATCAGCACGGAGACCACCGCGGCCCTCGTCGGCGCGGAGGTGGAGGTGCTGGTGGAAGGGTACTCGCGCTACGACGCGGCGAAGCGCTTCGGGCGCACGCCGGAGAACCGCACCGTCAACTTCGACGGCGACGCGCCCACGGGCTCCGTGGTCACGGTGAAGGTGGAGCGCTCCACCCCGAACCAGCTCGCCGGCAAGCAGGTGGCGGTGCTGCGGCTGCCCACCGTGGAGCCGCTGCCGGTGGCGCCGCCCGTCTCGCCGTTCCACGTCCTCGCGGAGGCCTGAGCGCCCCGCGCTCGAGGTGACACACCATGGCGCTGAGAGCGTTCCGCGGGGTCTCCCCCCGCGTCCACCCGAGCTGCTTCGTGGATGACTCCGCCCAGGTCGTGGGCGACGTGGAGCTGGGCGAGGACTCGTCCATCTGGCTCAACACGGTGATGCGCGGGGACGTGAATCCCATCCGCGTGGGCAAGCGCACCAACATCCAGGACCTCTCGCTGGTCCACGTCACGGGCGGGCGCTCCCACACCGTCATCGGCGACGACGTCACGGTGGGGCACCACGTGGTGCTACACGGGTGTCTCGTCGGCAACCGCGTGCTGGTGGGCATGGGCTCCATCCTCCTGGACGACGTGGAGGTGGGGGATGACTGCCTCATCGGCGCCGGGACGCTGCTGACGCCGGGGACGAAGATTCCTCCGGGCTCGCTGGTGCTGGGCTCGCCCGGCAAGGTGAAGCGTCCCCTCACCGAGGACGAGCGGGCCTTCCTGCTGATGTCCGCGCAGCACTACGTCCAGCTTGCTTCCGAGTACCGCGCCAGCCGCTGATTCGCCGGCCCTCGCGCGCCGTGTTAGGACCCCGCACCATGGCTCTCGTGCCTGCGACCACCCTCAAGGCGTGCCCGCTCTTCAAGGGCTTCACCGACACCGGCATCCAGATTTTCGCGGGGGTCGCCGTGCCTCGCGCCTTCCCCAAGGGCACCGCGCTGTTCACCGAGGGCAAGACGGGTGAGTCGCTCATCATCGTCGGCGAAGGCACCGTGCGGCTGAGCGCGCGCAGCCCGTCGGGCGAGGACGTGTCCCTGGGCGAAGTGGGCTCCGGCGAGCCGCTGGGGGAGCTGGCCCTGGTGCAGAAGGGCGAGCGGCTGTGCACGGCGACGGCCGTCACGGACGTGTCCGCGCTGGAGATTCGCGCGGCGGACTTCCAGAAGCTCCTCGCGACCAAGCCCCAGGCATGCGTGAAGCTGCTGATGGGAATCGTGGGCTACTTCGGCCAGAAGGCCCGCGACAACCGGGACATGATTCGGACCCTCATCGGAAAGGCTCCGGCCGCCTGAGAGGCCCGTGGTAGCGTGGGGGGCAGTATGCGTGCCCCCCACCTGGCCGTCCTCCCTCTACCTGAGGTCCTTGCGTCGGCCACCGCGGACGGAGGGCCGGGCGCTCCCTTCCAACAGGCCCACCGACTCCGGGGCCTACGGGAAGGTGAGCCGATGCCCTGGGTGGTGGTTAATCTGCTCGAAGCCAAGGGAAGCATGCGACCGGCGGGCACGCGGCGCGGGTGGGTGACACGGGCCCCATCCTTCTTCCACGAGGTCGCGCAGGGGAATAGGGCAGGCGGGCAAACGGTCGATATCGCTGGGGAGGCGCCGCCGGGCCGAGCGCTGGCCCTCAGGCCCACCCGGGGCTCGGCGGGGGCTCATGAAGCCGCCGGTCGCCAGGGTCGCTCGGGTTCGAAGAAGTCCTCGGCCCGGAGTTTTGAGGAGGCGTGCCCGGTTGATGCTGGGGCGCTGGATGGGCTGGCTCGGGCCGTGACCCGGCGAGCTCCTCGGAAGTGAACGGACGGGACAACGCGTGCAAGAACTTCTCACCACCCTGATTGGCGATGCACACGGCTTCATCGCCTACGCGACCATCTTCGGCATCCTCGTGGCCTGCGGCCTGGGCGTTCCGCTTCCGGAGGACATCTCGCTCATCCTGGGCGGCTTCCTGGCGCACAAGGGCGCGGCGAACCTGCCCATGATGATGGCGGTGGGGTTTGGCGGCATCCTCGTCGGCGACAGCCTCATCTTCTTCGCGGGCCGGCGCCTGGGCGCCAACCTGGGCCGCAATGGTGAAGGGAAGGGCGGCGGAGGCTTCTTCGCTCGCATCGTCACGCCGGAGAAGCGCGCCCGGGTGGAAGGGCTGTTCGAGCGCCACGGCCAGAAGATTGTCTGCATCGCCCGCTTCATGCCGGGCGTGCGCGCGGTGACGTACTTCACCGCGGGCTCGGTGGGCATGTCCTACTGGCGCTTCATCTTCTGGGACGGCCTGGCCGCGCTCCTGTCCGCGCCCGTGTTCGTCTGGCTCGGCTTCCACTTCGGAAGCGAGCTGGACATGCTCATCGACAAGTTCAAGGAGGGCCAGTACGCCGTCATGGGCGTCCTCCTGGTGGCCGTCGTCGGCTACTTCCTGTGGCGGCGCCGTCGCAACGCCGCGACGAAGCAGGCCTCGACGGAGTCCTCCTCCGTGTCGTCTCCGTCGCTGCCGGCCAATGACTCGGCCTCGCCGTCCGGCGGAGCGCGCAACACCGTGAAGGGCGGCTCCGAGTCCCTGTTCACGGTCGCCGCGACGCCTCCCGAGAAGGCGCCCGTGACGGACCCTTCCCGCGAGCTGATGAAGCACTGACGACGCAGGTCCTTGGTGCTCATAGGGGCCGGGAAGCCCCGGGGTGTCCTGGCAAGCAGGCGTGATGTCGCTGGCGGTGACGGGCGGTGCCTGTTACGCGGCCGCCAGCGCGGTCTCCGCGGCGACCCATGGCAGACACCTCCGTGCAGGGCCCCACCAGGATGGGGTTGTTCCGGCTGACGTGGCCGATCTTCCTGGAGCTCCTCCTCTT
This window contains:
- a CDS encoding DNA cytosine methyltransferase, whose protein sequence is MRRPVGIDLFAGAGGMSLGFEQAGFDVRAAVEVDPVHAAVHTFNFPECAVLPRSAAEVTAAEIRAAAGLGKGPVDCVFGGPPCQGFSLMGQRALEDPRNALVLEFVRLVAELEARTFVFENVKGLTVGNHRRFLDELVRAFDDVGYETRMPWQVLDAASYGVPQHRERLILMGVRKGGALPRYPAPTTTPADRERDLLAPPSGPTCREALGDLPDADAFEALMEGDSVAVSRPRKPSRYAAQLRCLSEDDWHLGYVRRWDPGLLTSSWRTTHTPISRQRFAETAPGSTEPISRFYKLAPEGLSNTLRAGTDGARGAFTSPRPIHYEHARCVTVREMARLHGFPDWFRFQGTKWHGARQIGNAVPPPLARAIASEVVSALRLKPSRPERVLDLGDTALLSMDVSEASRHFGVEPPRTSRDRKSGQRKRSQHETEAARLAAREGSRGQSRDRSESLPGPHRADLPRPVQARG
- the miaB gene encoding tRNA (N6-isopentenyl adenosine(37)-C2)-methylthiotransferase MiaB, which gives rise to MKRYFIHTFGCQMNVNDSLRMSEVLAKMSYEPTPVPENADLIILNTCSIREKAEDKMLSALGRYKPVKASRGALIGVGGCVAQQEKDKLIKKVPYLDFVFGPDNIARLPDIIGRVEAERERVVETAFVDSEEYVFPRADPETSRGKVTEFVTVMKGCDNVCSFCIVPHTRGREVSRAFPDVLQEVDALAKVGVREVTLIGQNVNSYQGGISFAQLLLRTAEVPGIERVRFTTSHPHDLSDELIEAFRTQPKIAPHFHLPVQCGSDRILKMMRRDYTVVQYMERLQKLREARPGIAVTTDIIVGFPGETEEDFEMTMKLTEQVRYDNQFSFIYSPRPKTGAALREKDWGPIPHEVKIARLERLQKLQRRISTETTAALVGAEVEVLVEGYSRYDAAKRFGRTPENRTVNFDGDAPTGSVVTVKVERSTPNQLAGKQVAVLRLPTVEPLPVAPPVSPFHVLAEA
- a CDS encoding gamma carbonic anhydrase family protein, which codes for MALRAFRGVSPRVHPSCFVDDSAQVVGDVELGEDSSIWLNTVMRGDVNPIRVGKRTNIQDLSLVHVTGGRSHTVIGDDVTVGHHVVLHGCLVGNRVLVGMGSILLDDVEVGDDCLIGAGTLLTPGTKIPPGSLVLGSPGKVKRPLTEDERAFLLMSAQHYVQLASEYRASR
- a CDS encoding cyclic nucleotide-binding domain-containing protein codes for the protein MALVPATTLKACPLFKGFTDTGIQIFAGVAVPRAFPKGTALFTEGKTGESLIIVGEGTVRLSARSPSGEDVSLGEVGSGEPLGELALVQKGERLCTATAVTDVSALEIRAADFQKLLATKPQACVKLLMGIVGYFGQKARDNRDMIRTLIGKAPAA
- a CDS encoding DedA family protein; amino-acid sequence: MQELLTTLIGDAHGFIAYATIFGILVACGLGVPLPEDISLILGGFLAHKGAANLPMMMAVGFGGILVGDSLIFFAGRRLGANLGRNGEGKGGGGFFARIVTPEKRARVEGLFERHGQKIVCIARFMPGVRAVTYFTAGSVGMSYWRFIFWDGLAALLSAPVFVWLGFHFGSELDMLIDKFKEGQYAVMGVLLVAVVGYFLWRRRRNAATKQASTESSSVSSPSLPANDSASPSGGARNTVKGGSESLFTVAATPPEKAPVTDPSRELMKH